The sequence aatactccttcctaggcagtcatttcccattttgtatttgtgcaattgattattccttcctaagtgaagcactttgcatttatccttactgaatttaatcctatttatttcagactatttctctGGTTTGTCAAAATGTATCTGTGATCTTAGTCCATGTAATCACATGATCCTTGCCCATGTAATCCATGTAATTGTATGATTCTGTTTGTATTACCCATTTCTTCCTTCTGTCCTTCCTCCTTATTTCATataggttctgatcctgcaaactgatCTCCATGAGCTagtgcagagccccactgacttcaagggtcTTCTTGAATGGatttgtttgcaagattgggggcACTGATTGTAtgatcttcagggcaggaactgtcccttactatgtgtttgtacagcacataccaccagggccggctctatgttttttgccgccccaagcaaaaaatttacCACCCCAagctcaggtggggctggggctcgcAGCCGGCGCTGGAAGCGGAGGGAGTGATGTCACCTTCTCCCAGCACCTGCAGGGGCTTTATCCCCTCCCCTACCCGGCCACGCAGAGAAGTCCCGATATAAGGGATGACACAAGGCAGCGCAGCAGCCTGTGCGCAACTGTgcgcagcccctgctccccagcaggactcgccctctcctccccaggtaACGGCTGGGCCCTGGCAGCTTAGCATCCCGGGGCTGGGGCTTCTCCTTCCCACTGcagccaggggcgcagtgccCTCGCCCCATCTAAGTGCCGCAGCTCCGTGAGCACAACTGCCTGGGAAAAATAGGATGGCCAGAATGCTGACCCTAGAaatgtgcctccccaagcacgttcttgctttgctggtgcctagagccagtcctgcaTACCACAATGGGACCCAACACTGAGAGAGGTTTTTATGTGCTACTATAAAGAAATATAATAGAATTAGAAATAGCACTGAGTTAAATAAGGAAAATAGTGGAAAACAGACAGAACAAGACTAAGTTCTCAAGctaatttaaagaaaatactCCCGTTGGCTAAATATTGTAATTCTGAAAAATGTGAAGATATATTGTCCAGGTTTCTAAAATGATATGTTTTCTGTGATGTGACCCTCTTATTCCTGAGTCTGACATCAGTGCATAGGTCTGTTATTTCACCGTTAATTTCTATGATATTTATATAAATTTAGTTAGCTCTTCATTTGTGATTTGAATTTCTCACCTCTAACAATACAACTTtcaataaatgtatattttttttgtgtgtaaaaCATTGACACTGCTACATCAATTGTTGTGCTGCAAAAAGCAAACCTTCTACTTATATAAAACTTTGTTCAGAGTTAACAAAgcttccaaaataaataaaacctgcaAACAGTAAATCATGTGGCTAAGAAGATGCTGTATACTTTTCACGTTTAATGTGTCCGCCTCTTAGAAAGATTACGACATACGGTGGTGATAAGAGAAACCATGTGGGCTTGTTAACTTAGGCACAGGCAGGAATGTGAGGAATGTGCAGCGCTTCCATTTAATGATCAGAAGACAGAAGCCTCAATTAAAGCGATAGCATACTATATTTCCCCAGCCTTGGCTTCAATGCAGAactcaccaaaaaataaaaatcttagcTAGTGggctttgggggtttttttggggggggggagggggttagcaTATTTTGGATTTTGGACAGTATCATGGGATACTAGAGATTGATCATTAcgaccattttttattttattttaaaaggttttgttAAAAACTAAACAAAGAAAGTAAAAGGTTACTTAATGTATACCAAAATATTCAGCGGCACTGCACAAACATGCAGAATCTATGAAATATGCAGTTACAAACTGTCACCTTTTATTTGTCATTACAATACCTAAGGTTACAGATTTTCATACAATAACAATAGCAATTATTTGCATTATCCTGTCCTATTTGGATGCATCCTCTTTCATGAGAATACAATGTAACCAGTGGCCCACATGTAAGGGGGAAAGTGTTTTTGAGGCAAAACATAATCCAGTATTTATTACTTGAGACCTCCAGAATATGTAAGAGTGTGCAACCACTTTGCCCACGTTGTGTAACAGGAACACAGTTCAGAGAACTGCCAGCCCCCGGAGTTTTTATATTCTGCAGTTATCCCATTGCCCAGGAGAAGGGAATGATCTTATATCATTAGAAACTGGCTTGcaggaccctccccccaccccccaaaaaagcccaCCTCTTCGATTCTGCATGATAGTTAAATAAATGAGCCTCTTACTGTAGGAAAAAAGCACCAGACGAAGAAGGCGAATATTTCGCACATTAAACATCCAAATCTCTTCAAAATCCTTGGATAAGTGATAGAAATGCTCATCGCTAGGAACACAATGCAATTCAACATCAAGGGCAAGACACAGCAAGCCCTTAGAAAACATgcatgtgtgtgctggaggaagaGGGGCGAGAACAGGGGGGCATATACTGCTACGCCAGGCAGTCTGGAGGTTAGATGTCTAAGACAAAAATCTCTTGCCTTCATGGGCTTTTTAAGGTACCCTTGtctaaaaaaacaattaaaaggaaGTCCTTTGAGAGACGAAGTCGGATCATGGAAAATGTCATTATCTAAACAGCAACAAGAACACACTGTCTGGGCAATCCTAGAACACAAAAATCTCTCGCACTATATGGTTTATTGGTTACTGATCTGATCTAAAAAGTGCCCagcgccccttccccaaagcctgcTTCCTGTTAATCattttatatatagagagaagtGGAGGTGGGGGCGGAAAATAGAACTAATTTGAGGTTGTGACTCAACCCAGGAAAGTGGCTGCGGAGCAAACGCCAGCACATTGCTGCTGCGTGAGACTGCTTGTGCTCATTCAGTCCGGGCGCGTTTGCGGGTGTGTGGGATCCCTGCTTGCTGCTGCCCCTGGCTGTGAGACGCGTTATGGGACGAACCACGCATGGAACTTTTTCTGCACATGAGAACGTCGCCTCCAAAGGCAAACGTGTGATTATAGAAATGGCCCGTTCGACCCATTAGTGCTGCTCTAGCTCGGGCCTGGTGCACCTGGGTCACTATGGGGACTCCCACCTTGCACCTCTACCCCCAATCCCGGGCCTTCCTGGGATGTATTGTAGCTAGTTGTACTAGGCCCTTGCTAAAGCCGTTTCCTGCCCAAGACCTCGTGTGACTTTGATCCAAAAGAAACAGGCAGCTTTGCTTTTAAACACACTCTAACGACCTTCCCACACCACCTCTCCACGCACTCTCGCTCTGTCTTTTAAACCATGGGATGTGTGCATAGCTTGAGAGATGGACAGGGCTGATTGCTTTGGGCATTCGTGGAAACTGCCAGCAGAATATAACCCTAGGAACAATACGTGCTGCGAAAGGCAACATGCGAGACAGAATTGGGGGTGGTTGGGACTCGCCGCATGTTTTAGGCAAACTTCAGAAATCTGCGATGTAAAAAAGGAGACTGAGCGTGGAGgaagaagcttttttttttttttcaatgagaaAGTTTAACAATGGAAAACATTGActgaggagggggaaaaagaaaccTTTAAAGTTGCCGATCAGGTATCTGGCTCAAGGTGAGATTCCACCTACACATGTGGGAAGTGGTTTGTTTAATTTATGGCATTCTTACAAACAAAAGAAGGCTGGTTCCCTCCGTCTGGGATCGAGTGAAAAGTGCACACTTAGAAGAGATAGCAATGAACAGGACTAGTCATGTACATGTGGGTAACTTAACCCAAATGGATGTTTTAATAGAGGTAGAAAACTACCCCCACCTGAGCAATTTCTAAGTCCTTCTGCATTTGAATAATAAACGGACAGGCACGAATACGcaatctgttttgaaaatgttgcaacGCTTTTCTTTCTGAAGGGAATTAAACTGCATTCTGAATGCTTCTTTGCAACACCGCTAAATCTGCTGCAGATCACCCGTGTTAGAACAAAGTGAGCTATTCAACATCAGCCTTGAAGCTCTACAATGAGCTCAGAATTCTCTCTGCTCGGCGTTAGGATGCGATTTTTAAAGTGTGCACAAGTAAATAATTCCTTTGATGACTCTGCTTTGATGTTTGAGAATTATTTCTGTAAAAGAGCAGTAGTCACTATCAGTGACAGCAGTAGTGGTGTGAACCTCTGCATGTAAAGTATCATAAAACTTTTCCTCCCTCAAGTTTTTCACGGTTTTCTGTAGCTCTTGCACTTTTGAGCAGTCCCCTTTGTCTTGTCAGAGAGAAATCAACCAAGTTCCTAGTTCAGATCTGCCTGATCCGCCTGGTAACAGATCTATTCCCCTATTGGCTTATGCTAATTCCAGTTTCCTCTTGTATTTCAGCCCATTTTAGGGGCGGGGGTTCCCTCCAGGAATTAGAGCCAATTTTGTTTTAAGTGGGCGATCTCGTTCATGCAATAATTTGCCACACGCAGCAGAAGCCAGTCTGTGCAGCAGACTCAGctggagggtggtggtggaaggggGGCTCCGGAAAAGCTGTAGCTGATACCACTCCGCCTCATAAATCAAGGGCTCTTGCCACACCGACGCGGATTtttatgaatgaaaaaaaaaaaacacacacacacacacaactttgctCGCATcgtgcaaaaagaaaagaaaagaaaagaaaatgcatcaGGAAAGCAAGGATTGCATAAAGCAAATatagtgtgggggggagggaaggagaataaGTGCAGCTGATCACTGATGAAGATTTATTAGCAAAAGCGatcaagaaacaaacaaactaatGTGATcatgatggggggggagggagaaaagatgCCATGTAGGTCTCCAAATTGTAATGCCTTAGAAAATGTCACTAATACTTGAAAGGAACAAATCAGGTAttataaaaaaaacctttgagGTGGAGGAGGGATTTAAGTATTTGTGAAACAATGTAACTCTAAACTTGGCCATGGTGGATGGACTAAtagtttatttaatttaaagGGGTGAGCGtattatttgtttaataaaaatggaaACGTATTTGCTACTTTTCAATaacaaaaaagaaatgtaatttaTGTAAGTGGAAATTTCTTcccacgttaaaaaaaaaatcccataagttCTGGGCAGGAACTTATAAGTTCACATAGGTagacagtgcctagtacaataggGGCTaagatcctgattggggcctttatGTGTCATCATAATATAGATAAGACAAAGAAAAGACAAATGTCAGATGTGAAAGTCGCCTATCATATATAGACTATACATAAATAAAACTGTAGCCATATGTCTTTTGATTTGTAGCAATATATCCAATATATCTTatctgtgtgtgggagagggacGAGGATGTGGCTACACAGCATTATATCATGCCCTATACATACTTGTGGCATCCATGCAATCCAACCCAGTTGGTGATGCTTTGCTAAGCACTGTAGAAGAGtaggtattatttattattattcatgatTATTATTATGCATTTTTATTAAGATGTGCCCACACTAGGCAGGTAGAGAACCATTTCAGCAAGCAGGAGACAAAAGTGGACCTCCACATCTACAATCCTCCCAAAAAGTCAAGAGACacaatgaaatcctggctcctctgaagtcaatgagagttttgccattgacttggatggggctaggatttcactcaTAGCATTCACCCATATGCAAGAAGCAGCCAAATCCCTTCAGTCCCAAATGCCTGCTCAGCTTTCTTTTCTGAATATGTTTCAGGTTAAAGGGAAGAACTTTaacaagtgtttaaaaaaaattgaaaaggttTCATAGGTATAAAATAGGCTAACTTTGTTGGGAAACTAAAGTCACCCATGCTGGGAGCACATTACAAAATACTATAACTGCGGAAAGGCTGTGCTAACTTAAatgagctttggctcaggccttTGGTAACCCCAGTGAATATCAGCACCTTCCTCTAGGTATTAACTGTGCTAAAAGAAATGCTGGCCACCATTTTGCTGCACTGCTGGGATTTTTCTGGGTGGTtgtgtgtgtagtgggggtggggtgttgaTATCTGATCTATTGCCTGTTTAGGGTTAATTGCTTTCTTATTGCAGCTTGGATGAGCTATCACCATGTTCCTCCCCACACCGTTTGCAGGGTAAAAGcttaaagtttaaaacaaacaaatattgtaGGGGGAACTTAATTCCTTTCAAATTCAGGGATGTAGCAAAAATCTATGCTGATTGGGGGGAGAATACAAGGAATGGAAAGGGGAAAGGACATGGTCCTGTACATGCCCTGGCAGTCCAGGTTGgaagcatatttttaaataatactaGTTTCATTTAGAGCTGggcaataattaataattaatatggtcctgctgccctcccccactaaaataataataaataagtttCCCTGTATTTATATCCATGCTTGACTGTGTGTGGCCTAGTCCCATTCATCATTTAGCTCCCACTGCAAAACTCTCTCCATTTTGCAAAATTATGCATGATACATTGAAGAGACAATTTGGGTTTCCcccacctctctgcctcccttgaAGAAAGCAAGCCCTTGTCTCATTTGCATTAAACCTCTGCTTCTGTATAAGGGGAAGGACTTAAAGCCTATGGGATGGCTTTAGGGCTCTGCCCCTTGCTTTTggcttctctctcactctctttctcaTTCTCTCTTGTGCTTTGATCTCTGCTTAACAACAGTAACGTCACAGCGACTTATACAGGAGAGTTTTGTTGGAAGTTAGAAAGTTTTGCAGCCTCCAGAGGGCTGTAGCGGCAGTAGCAGCAAGCAGCATCCAAGGGACTcctggaaggggaagagagagagagagagagagagagagcgagagactgAGTCAGTCCTTTAGAAAACTGACTTTAGAAGAAGGAGACAGACATGGAACATCAGCTGCTGTGTTGTGAAGTGGAAACCATCAGAAGAGCCTATCTAGATGCCAACCTACTAAATGACAGGGTTCTGCAGACAATGCTGAAGGCAGAGGAGACCTGCTCGCCCTCTGTGTCCTACTTCAAGTGCGTGCAGAAGGAAATCTTGCCATATATGAGGAAAATAGTTGCCACTTGGATGCTGGAGGTTTGTATGTTTCAGAGATTTCTTTGCAAGCTTCTGCATTAATGAATAAACCCTGAATGACTCCCCCATTCcagccccagctctctctctccctccccccccccaaaaaaaccctccttcAGTACAGGACATATTGCTACCGATATATATTGACAGTCAAGAGTGTGATGACTTTTATCCCCTTATCGTTTATTTACTTCTTAACAATGAGGTGTCTTCGATAGAGGGAAAGGAAACTCCACACCCCCATCtctaaagaaaataaattctgGGGGTCTCCCTTGAACCTTTTAGAATGAACTCACTGCCAGAGAAAACAAGGTTTGAAAGCCCCACTTGGAAAAAGCCCCCTTAAGAGTCCTTCTCTAGGATCCCAGATGAGCACAGCAACTTCCCAGGCACCCCAACGCCCCACTCTTGTCTTCGGGCTGCAGTTAAACCTTGCCAGTTATTTTAttgggattttattttaaattaatatccATGTACACGTATGCAAGTGCTGCCCGTGCCAGTATTATGCGCCATCTTTGTTCTTTTATTGCAAAGCAAAAGTGTTTATTAATAATTAGAAAATTAGCAAGTCCCGAGGAGCAAGCCAAGGAGGGCAAGGGGTGCTCCAGAAACGGGGGTCCCTGCTGGGGCTGTGGACAGGAGGATCGGCTGTTGGGCTCTGTCATTTCTTGGGGAAATGCAGGGTGAAAGTTTCTTTGTTCAGAGCAGAGAGCGAGCTGTGGTCACCCCTCAAAGACATGCTTGTGCTGCAGAAACTTTCAGCAAGGTCGCATGGCAAAATCCAGTTCAAATGCCCCACTCTCCTGGCAGGACATGTttcagggcattcccagcaggagCTAGGGAGCCGGGGCTACATTTTCATGCCTTTTCCGAAGCCCTGGGCGCCTGCgatctatttttaattaatttttgaaaGCGCAGCACGTTGCCCTTGCTCTACGAAATGTCGCACGTTGCTTTTCTGAAGAGGGTGAGGGGGACCTTGTGAGTTTGATTTCGGGGTATCTCCCTGGACGCCCCCAGGTGTCTTATCAGCACGGGGATCGGTAAAGGACCCCCGCCGGGTCGTTTTCAGCCCTTTTTGGAGCTTCggctgattttttaaatatttttaaatattttttgaaaagatGACGTCTGGGGAAAtggggctggtgctgctgctgctccggaCGCCACCTTTGTGTCTCGACCAAAGCAGAGGATCGGCAGCACCCTGGCAAATAAGAACAAAAACCTGGGAACCCAGCTCTGTCCCCGCATCATTTTGcaatttatttgccttttttaaagCGGCAACCGATCTGTGAGAATCCAGATTTCCCCTTTTTGCCAAAGCTCGGCTGCGGATTTGTAACGCCACATTTCCCTACTTTCTCCGTTTGCGACTTTCTCTTTCAGTTTCTTTTAAGTCTTTTCTCCACTCTTTGGGGGGAAATTTATTTCTCCCCCGTCCCCCACATACTCTGCCTTGCCCTTCAAGCtttggttggggggaggaggcatgaCTAGATTTAATAGTTGCTACAATTATTATTCGTTTCAACGAGCTCTCTCCTTTTCCAGGTTTGCGAGGAGCAGAAATGTGAAGAGGAAGTTTTCCCCTTGGCTATGAATTATTTGGACAGATTTTTGTCGTTTGAACCCCTCAAGAAAAACCGATTGCAACTTCTGGGAGCTACCTGCATGTTTGTGGCTTCAAAAATGAAGGAAACTATTCCTCTAACCGCAGAAAAACTGTGCATTTACACCGATAACTCCATTAGACCCGACGAATTACTGGTAATTTCATGTTTAGTTCATCTGGAAAAAGCAAGATcaggagagaggaaaataaataaaaatcaacccCGACAGAGAAAATCGCAAGGCTCCTTCTTCAGATCTGCCCAGTGTGGCCCCCTACTTCACACTGAATAATTATGCGCAATTCACCCCGTAGAATTATTGCTCGTTCACCTCCAGCTCCCAGGCTAACTCCATTACTGCACATGGGAGCAAGAGATGTAACTTACACGGCTATCTCAGAGTGTggatctgcccccaccccctcagctccaGTAAGATGGCATGAAGGGTTTCACGCGCTTCTTAGCCAGCGAAAGTTGGGCTTGTGAAAACTCTCAGCGATTGCAGACTAAATGATACAGTAGATTATTCGAATGAAAAAACCCTAATATACTCATTATTACCTCACCCTAAGAGAAAGTACAGTACAATGGGTAAAAAGTGGGTGGCTGGCGCCCTCATGCGTTTCTAATGTGCAGTTCAGCAACTTGACTGGTTAATGGAGTGCTTCATTTAAGGGCTGCTGGGTGAGGATAGTCTTGCAGTAGTTTCATGCATAAAGGCAACCTCACCTTGGTACGCTCCTGCTAGTAATCCTCCTTAACAGCATCAGAGCACCACTGGTGAGGAAGTGTAGTATTTTAGTCATCAGTCTCCCAATCATGCAGAAGTCAGTGCATCAAAAAGATGCCAGTACATTAAGATTCCAGAATACAGTAAAACAGATGAAATTCACCTTAACTACTTCAGAAGCAATTGCTACATTTCAAAGCTATTTATAAGCAGAGCCTCTaactgttttccttctttttcccctttcctcctttttgtttttgtagcaAATGGAGCTGTTTCTGGTGAATAAGCTGAAATGGAATCTGGCCGCAATGACCCCTCATGATTTCATTGAACATTTCCTTACTAAAATGCCTGTGGCTGAGGACACCAAGCAAATCATCCGTAAACATGCCCAGACTTTTGTGGCTCTGTGCGCTACAGGTATGCCCTGCACACTAAAATGGCGTGTTGTTCCCCTAACCCAACATGCACACCCACCCTTATCCCCAATTCCTAAGACTTCCCGTAGCGTTACCATACATCAAGTTCACAGAACTCAGTGCAGATAATTTAAGCACTGATTGTTGTCCCCTGTTGTTTGCAGAAGGTGGATTACTTTGCAGAAGGTAAGTTTCTAAGAAGTTGCCTCTCTTCTGAGTTTAACATAAAGTAAATGCATAAAACTCTTCATGGAAAGTGATTACATAAAAATATCTCAAAGAATGGCTAGCTCCTTCTCCAGTGTATATCGAGGCCTCTGCAGGCCTGTCAAAGAATCTCTGGCCTGGAGGCAGACTCCCTCATTGTGGATTCATTTTAAGGCAGTTTTGAAAGTTGTTAGGAGGAAGAATTTGTATGTGGTTAGTTCTGTATTGCACATCACTGGCATGTTTAAAATCTCCCTCATTCAAGTTTCCCCTTTTCCCATGCTGGTAGATGGTGGATTGCAGAAGGGGCACATGGCGTGGACGCTTTTCTGGCACAGGGCTGAATCTGCTGTCCACACCCAGCTGGCCACGTGCTTTGCTGGAGGCATGTGCAGGGGCGGACTGCAGAGGAGCCAGAGACACTGACTGTTCCCCAGGCCAGGTTTCCAGAGGCCTGATCTTTGGTTTCaagggcactgtgtgtgtgtttgtgctaaTTCCCGGAAACCCCACGTGCACAAATGGTGTGCAGGCGTGCATGCATTTTATCCTTTGAATCATAATAAGAATAAGATGGGGAGCAAGGGATCAGAAGAGTAACACTGCCTTTATGATCTCCTCCAGATACCACTGTTCTCATGGGAAAGAGTGGAGGGGCTGGCAGGACAAAGGTGGTTTTTAAAGGATTGATCACTTTTTCTTAAAATCTACTTCATGTGATTCCCTTCAGTGTGGCACGAGAAACCCAAATGTAGCAAAAGAATAAGGAATCAAAGGCAGTCAAAGCAAATGTTCCTTTGAAGGGAAGCATCACATAAGCATCACATAAAGATGAATGTCAAGGATCATGTTGACACTAATAAAAACTCACTGGAAATGAGTAATATTGTCTTTATGAATATGAATATTCATATCCAGTAACAGTTAAGTGAAAGGAGAGGTCATGCCTGCATGACACGGAGTCGTTCAGTCTGAAGAAAAGGTCTCTGTTAGTTGTatctggactcctcattgtttttgtggatacagactaacacggctacccctcttgtCTCTCTGTACTTGAAAGTTTAGGGTGTATTTAAAGCCAAAGAGCAAATTAATTTGTGATGTAAATTAGTGTTCAGTGGTATTACACAAGGAATGGATTTGGTCAAAAGatccaagaaaaaaaataagcattaaaaaaaataaaaataatttattggtCTCACAtagtaactcccactgaagtgtcTGGCCTGGAGATACAGCCATAGAATCGCTGAAGATAAATATAGACATTATTGGTAGGGTTCAGCCTTGCCTTTATCGTAGGCCTAAGTACAGAATAGCAGGCAGCTCACAAGTTTGATTGACTCAGTGCATTGCTCCTAATATGTGAGTACTACAACCTCTCCAAACAGCTTTTAAAGGATTTGAAACATTTGTGGAAAATCAAATGTTTTCTCCTAGACAGAGATTCAAGCAGAACAATGAGATTGCAGTGAATTCTAATGTGTGATTGCCTGGTCTGAAACCACCGAAGTTGTTAGTTGTATCTGGTGTTTCTTTATAGCTATCCAGTCTCCCCTTTGAATATAGGGATGTTTAATCTAGGTGGTTGTGCTGGCAGTGATAGTGATGAAAACAAGAGTAGTTCAAAGGTTGAAGCCTTGCTAGGAGTCCAGTACTTTGATCTACTGTCAGTGTTGTTATGGTTCTTTTAGAAAGCACATCCAGAGTCTATATTTAACACTATGCTCCTCACCGCATGGGTAGTTGGAAAATGGATCAGCGAATGTGACCCACGTTCAGAGAATTTTACTtagcttttaaaaatagcatgGAGGTCATCAAGATTACGGGACTTATTCagcactccattgaagtcactgggaatatTACCTGAGTAAGTAGTGTTGAACAGAGCTGTTTGATCAGctttagatttttatttcatttttggaTGCCCAGATTTTTTTGTCTCCTGATGACTCCCTTGTTGGCTAGTGATGCCCAGACAAAATGAAGAACATGTGGCATCAGCAGCATCTGACCTTCACTTTTTGATGTGTGATAtttttttctggccagccctaatCTAGGTGGATTGCAAACCTGTTGTACTTCCCTGAATACcttgtgggcctgatccagcgCCCATGGAAGCCACTGGGAAATTGACTCCAGTGGCCTTTGGGTCAGGCCTTGTTTGAGCACTACTTGAAATACAAGGTGAAGGCAGGTGAAGTGTTCGAAGATGTGTATGTGTATTTGCTCCTGGTAGAAAAGATTACATAGAAAGGTGATGTTGAGTGGAATTCCCTTTATGCTCCCTCCTCAATTGTCTGCCTAATAGAaggggatttgttttgttttttaaatatactttcaccaaaggatgcctttttgctgtGTTAGGTtagagaaggaaataaaaaattaCCAGGGGTTGTTTGAAGTTAACACATAATTGATCTTAATGAATGGGACTTTGGCTTGGCCAAGCAAGGCAGGGATAACTCAAAAGGAAACAGGCCTTTTTTTGGCCCAAGTTAAGACTGGAGTTAAGGAAAAACTCCAGCTCTATACAAGCAAAACAATGAAAAGGAACAAATATTGGGAGCTTCAGCGTTTCATTGTGGCCCTCTGGTTATCTAAACATACCAGGCCCCTTTAtgttattattattgttcttctctcctctctttcctcctccctggTGGAGAGACAAAAAAAAGACTTCCCTTTGAAACAACTTTGCTACAATTCTTCTATTCTCTGGCCTTTATAAAATTGGGAGACTCAAGGTATGTGACCAGTTGGAACCTGTTGCATCTTGCAGCAAGTGATTTATGTTCACAGTTTTGATTTGCCTCAATGAAAAGATTTTCATTCATAGCCCCCAGCTCTCCAGACGGATGGAATTGCTGctccatttaaaaaggaaaaggggtGACTCGCCTtgttaggaattttttttaaagcactgcagCGCCTAGATGCCTGCTTTGTCCTCCCTTCAGGGTGGCTGgcattcttctctctcctccccctcccctctctctctctctctctctctctctctcaccctctctctctctcattctccctctctctctttttaacaaCGCTGAAGTTGTTTATTCTTTTTGGATGAAGTCTCAGATAGGCTACTGGGGATGTGTGCTTCAATTGATGGGGCCCCCTTCCCCATTGTGGCTGTGTCAGGTCTAATTCATCTCACCGAAGCCCCCTTGTTCCTGAGCGCTCAATAGCGCAAGATGAGGCGATGGAGGCTGACAATGATGCCACACTCTTCACTTGGGGGCATCCAATTACAGGCCAGAGGGGCCCCCTGATTAATATGCTGAAATTAGTGGCCTCTGCCACAAATAATTCCTTGTTGAGTtgcaacaaaaagacagtccatgCTGCTTGTCTGGAGCGGTTATGGGGACAGACACAAACTGGTCATTTAAACttcattattacttttccacctTGGACATACTAAGGGTGTGACTGTGAATTCATGTTCTTGTTTATTGccccctttaaaagaaaaaagcaaataggaATCCCAAACTTGCTACTGTCTGAATGGACTCATTAAACTTATACAATTTTGGCCATTTTTTGGGATGATAATTATGCAGAAACTAATAAACA is a genomic window of Malaclemys terrapin pileata isolate rMalTer1 chromosome 4, rMalTer1.hap1, whole genome shotgun sequence containing:
- the CCND1 gene encoding G1/S-specific cyclin-D1 isoform X1, translated to MEHQLLCCEVETIRRAYLDANLLNDRVLQTMLKAEETCSPSVSYFKCVQKEILPYMRKIVATWMLEVCEEQKCEEEVFPLAMNYLDRFLSFEPLKKNRLQLLGATCMFVASKMKETIPLTAEKLCIYTDNSIRPDELLQMELFLVNKLKWNLAAMTPHDFIEHFLTKMPVAEDTKQIIRKHAQTFVALCATDVKFISNPPSMIAAGSVVAAVQGLHLGNTNTFLSYQCLTHFLSQVIKCDPDCLRACQEQIESLLESSLRQAQQHNISSETKTVEDEADLSCTPTDVRDVNI
- the CCND1 gene encoding G1/S-specific cyclin-D1 isoform X2; translated protein: MEHQLLCCEVETIRRAYLDANLLNDRVLQTMLKAEETCSPSVSYFKCVQKEILPYMRKIVATWMLEVCEEQKCEEEVFPLAMNYLDRFLSFEPLKKNRLQLLGATCMFVASKMKETIPLTAEKLCIYTDNSIRPDELLQMELFLVNKLKWNLAAMTPHDFIEHFLTKMPVAEDTKQIIRKHAQTFVALCATDGGLQKGHMAWTLFWHRAESAVHTQLATCFAGGMCRGGLQRSQRH